Proteins from one Clostridium cellulovorans 743B genomic window:
- a CDS encoding ABC transporter substrate-binding protein, which translates to MRKRLIKLLTAICVTTIAIGGLAGCGTKSDSDASGSKSSGNGEKVTLTFGSHQSGLPTSGVVQELAKTFEAETGIKVDFQISPDAQWRDLLKVKLDSGEAPDIFCADADPLNLVTRVNPEKYVEDVTNEEWVKRMDPNVIPSISYNDKVYGITFPGKKMYFYIYNKEVFQNLGLKVPTNYQEFKNVCEKIKDSGVIPIYEGTQNGWHQVLPLFETGAMYQQKHPDLYNKLNKNEIDLDSVSELQTIIGQLKEFAELGFYGENYLSNSVENAKEAIAKGKAAMFIAESAWRNEVKADFPDFDINKLGIFVMPWGDNQAIGVNPASNAYFINKKGKHVEEAKKFFDFLAKPENLQKRLDGQPGLSELCWPEIKSKYTKEDQAYIDSLKKGMVMQAGVKYIDSQWMDVGKDLEAMYTGSLTPKQVLETIMNRRTEQAELQKDPDWNK; encoded by the coding sequence ATGAGAAAACGTTTAATTAAATTATTAACTGCTATCTGTGTTACAACAATAGCAATAGGGGGACTTGCAGGATGCGGAACAAAATCGGATAGTGATGCAAGTGGTTCAAAATCTTCTGGTAACGGTGAAAAGGTTACATTAACTTTTGGTTCACACCAATCTGGTCTTCCAACTTCTGGGGTGGTACAAGAGTTAGCAAAAACCTTTGAAGCAGAAACTGGAATAAAAGTTGATTTTCAAATTTCACCTGATGCACAATGGCGTGATTTATTGAAAGTGAAGTTAGATTCTGGTGAAGCACCAGACATTTTCTGTGCAGATGCAGATCCTTTAAATTTAGTAACAAGGGTTAATCCAGAAAAATATGTTGAGGATGTAACAAATGAGGAATGGGTTAAGAGAATGGACCCAAATGTTATTCCTTCAATTTCATATAATGATAAAGTTTACGGTATTACTTTTCCTGGTAAGAAAATGTATTTTTATATATACAATAAGGAAGTATTCCAAAACTTAGGCTTAAAAGTTCCTACAAATTATCAAGAATTTAAAAATGTATGTGAAAAGATAAAGGATTCTGGTGTTATTCCAATTTATGAAGGAACTCAAAATGGATGGCATCAAGTTCTACCATTATTTGAAACTGGAGCAATGTATCAACAAAAACATCCAGATTTATATAACAAACTTAATAAAAATGAAATCGATTTAGATTCAGTTTCTGAATTACAAACTATTATTGGGCAATTGAAAGAATTCGCTGAGTTAGGATTTTATGGAGAAAACTATTTGAGTAATTCTGTTGAAAATGCAAAAGAAGCAATAGCTAAGGGTAAAGCAGCAATGTTTATAGCTGAATCAGCATGGAGAAATGAAGTAAAAGCTGACTTCCCAGATTTTGATATCAATAAATTAGGTATCTTTGTAATGCCTTGGGGAGATAATCAAGCCATTGGTGTAAATCCGGCAAGTAATGCATACTTTATAAACAAAAAAGGAAAACATGTGGAAGAAGCAAAGAAATTCTTTGACTTTTTAGCCAAACCTGAAAATTTACAAAAACGTCTAGATGGACAACCAGGATTATCAGAATTATGTTGGCCTGAAATTAAATCTAAATATACAAAAGAAGACCAAGCTTATATAGATTCTTTAAAAAAGGGAATGGTTATGCAAGCAGGTGTTAAATATATCGACAGTCAATGGATGGATGTTGGTAAGGATTTGGAAGCTATGTATACTGGTTCTTTAACTCCAAAACAAGTTTTAGAAACAATTATGAATCGTCGTACAGAACAAGCTGAATTACAAAAAGATCCAGATTGGAACAAATAA
- a CDS encoding carbohydrate ABC transporter permease, translating to MDKKKLYPWYFTSGALVIFFLLCFLPGIIGILYSFTDWNNFTDEINFIGLKNYIEIFKGKPEYRMYLWNTVVFTTITTIMKTVVGLALALLLTQKIIKFKNFHRMVIFSPQVMSYLVVGLVFKSILHPDTGFLNNFLKSAGLDFLAMNWLTDLKVVFATVMSVDTWKGMGYIMVVVIAGLMSISPDYYEAANIDGANFWQKFRSITLPLLKPIIINVTILNVTYGFRVFDMIYSLTNGGPGNATGVINTAVYKEFSKGNYAMGTTLSSILFFALMFFVYFIIKSMEKQEVEV from the coding sequence ATGGACAAGAAAAAGTTATATCCATGGTATTTCACAAGTGGAGCTTTAGTTATTTTCTTTTTACTTTGCTTTTTGCCTGGAATAATTGGTATATTATATTCTTTCACTGATTGGAACAATTTTACTGATGAAATAAATTTTATAGGGTTAAAGAATTATATAGAGATATTTAAAGGAAAACCAGAGTATCGTATGTATTTATGGAATACAGTGGTGTTTACAACAATCACAACAATAATGAAAACTGTAGTGGGATTAGCTCTAGCACTATTATTAACGCAAAAAATTATTAAATTCAAAAACTTTCACAGAATGGTAATTTTCTCTCCTCAAGTAATGTCTTACTTAGTAGTAGGACTTGTCTTTAAAAGTATACTACATCCAGATACAGGTTTTTTGAATAATTTTCTTAAATCTGCAGGATTAGATTTTTTAGCAATGAATTGGTTAACGGATTTAAAAGTAGTATTTGCAACTGTTATGTCAGTAGATACTTGGAAAGGCATGGGATACATAATGGTTGTTGTTATCGCAGGATTAATGTCTATTTCTCCTGATTATTATGAAGCTGCAAATATTGATGGTGCTAATTTTTGGCAAAAGTTTCGTTCAATAACATTGCCATTATTAAAACCAATTATTATAAATGTAACTATATTAAATGTAACATACGGATTTAGAGTATTCGACATGATTTATTCATTAACAAATGGTGGTCCAGGAAATGCGACAGGAGTAATTAATACAGCAGTATATAAGGAATTTTCGAAGGGCAATTATGCTATGGGAACTACCTTATCTAGTATATTGTTCTTTGCATTGATGTTCTTTGTATATTTCATTATAAAATCTATGGAGAAACAGGAGGTAGAAGTGTAA
- a CDS encoding carbohydrate ABC transporter permease codes for MGRLRKLIGSIIGNSITIFISLLVLIPMIVLLLNSFKTQGESNKMSLALPKEWVFANYKTVIDQGKLVSSFFNSLLYATGSVLIIVIVVAAAAFVIARNRKGINNFIYYFILSGIAIPINNVALMKVLQALDLVNTRIGIILVYAAINIPLSLFLSYGFISTIPREIDEAAVIDGCGPIKLFVKIILPLLKPIISTLFVLNFMAIWNDFTMPLYYLNNSKQWPMTLAVYNFFGTFENSWNLVSADIVLTLLPVLIVFILGQKYIVGGVSAGAVKG; via the coding sequence ATGGGTAGATTAAGGAAACTAATTGGAAGTATAATAGGAAATTCAATAACTATTTTTATCAGCTTATTAGTGTTAATTCCAATGATAGTTTTACTTCTTAATTCCTTTAAAACACAAGGAGAATCAAATAAAATGTCTCTTGCGTTACCTAAGGAGTGGGTATTTGCTAATTATAAAACAGTAATTGACCAAGGTAAACTAGTATCATCTTTTTTTAATAGTCTTCTATATGCTACCGGTAGTGTCTTAATTATTGTAATTGTAGTTGCCGCTGCAGCATTTGTCATAGCGAGAAATCGTAAAGGAATTAATAATTTTATATACTATTTTATTCTTTCTGGTATAGCTATACCAATAAATAACGTTGCGTTAATGAAAGTATTGCAAGCGTTAGATCTTGTAAATACAAGAATAGGTATCATACTTGTTTATGCTGCCATTAATATTCCACTTAGTTTATTTTTATCATATGGTTTTATTTCAACGATCCCTAGAGAAATAGATGAAGCGGCTGTTATTGATGGGTGTGGGCCGATAAAATTATTTGTAAAAATAATTTTACCATTATTAAAGCCTATTATTTCAACTTTATTTGTTTTAAACTTTATGGCTATTTGGAATGACTTTACAATGCCTCTTTATTATTTAAATAACTCTAAACAGTGGCCAATGACTTTAGCAGTATATAATTTTTTTGGAACATTTGAAAATTCATGGAACTTAGTTAGTGCAGATATTGTACTTACTTTACTGCCAGTATTAATTGTATTTATATTAGGACAAAAGTATATTGTTGGTGGGGTTTCAGCAGGAGCAGTAAAAGGGTAA
- a CDS encoding HNH endonuclease, producing the protein MYYCEICKKPADKHHIIFKSEGGQDFPLNFKYLCPEHHRGRIGPHKNEKINLIYRIEMQEKLYELLPLEFYTLDKLSLLLDINPNHMKRILNSLKRYKEGYKTSEVIFKLMGNNSYTEESLIEFSLCAIEL; encoded by the coding sequence TTGTATTACTGTGAAATTTGCAAAAAACCTGCAGATAAACACCATATAATTTTTAAAAGCGAAGGTGGACAAGACTTTCCTCTTAATTTTAAATATCTATGCCCCGAACACCATCGTGGGAGAATAGGTCCTCATAAAAATGAAAAAATCAATTTAATTTATAGAATAGAAATGCAAGAAAAGCTTTATGAATTACTCCCTTTAGAATTTTATACACTGGATAAGTTAAGTTTACTTCTAGATATAAATCCTAACCATATGAAACGTATATTAAACTCTTTGAAACGATATAAAGAGGGCTATAAGACTTCTGAAGTAATATTTAAGCTTATGGGGAATAATAGCTACACAGAAGAGTCATTAATAGAATTTTCTTTATGTGCAATAGAACTTTAA
- a CDS encoding RrF2 family transcriptional regulator translates to MKLSTKGRYGVKAMFDLAVHYGSEPISIKSISDRQGISENYLEQLFSTLRKAELIKSIRGAQGGYMLNKLPAEITVADIFDVLEGPIEVSDCIDENCCSKIGSCGTRGLWIKIKNSFDEVTQSVTLQDMVDDYNKNKIEE, encoded by the coding sequence ATGAAGTTGTCTACTAAAGGACGCTATGGAGTCAAAGCTATGTTTGATTTAGCTGTTCATTATGGTAGTGAACCGATTTCTATAAAGAGTATTTCAGATAGACAAGGTATATCTGAAAATTATTTAGAACAGTTATTTTCTACACTTAGAAAGGCTGAACTTATAAAAAGTATTAGAGGCGCACAAGGCGGTTATATGTTAAATAAATTACCGGCGGAGATAACTGTTGCAGACATTTTCGATGTTCTTGAGGGACCTATAGAAGTGTCTGATTGTATAGATGAAAATTGCTGTTCCAAAATAGGTTCTTGTGGTACTAGAGGGTTGTGGATAAAGATTAAAAACAGCTTTGATGAAGTGACTCAATCAGTAACATTACAAGACATGGTTGATGATTATAATAAGAATAAGATAGAGGAGTGA
- the nifS gene encoding cysteine desulfurase NifS, which yields MKKDIIYMDYAATTPTRSEVVEAMLPYFTEGFGNPSSWYSLGRESKRAIDEAREKVAKAINADANEIYFTAGGSEADNWAIKGIAYANKNKGNHIITSAIEHHAVLYTCKYLEKQGFRVTYLPVNSEGIVNVEDLKKAITDETILVTIMFANNEVGAIQPIKKIGEICRENKIYFHTDAVQAVGHVPVDVKAMNIDMLSLAGHKFYGPKGIGALYIRKGVKIDNLIHGGAQERNKRASTENIPGIIGIGAAVELAVQELEAENERIIVLRDKLLKGLLEKIPHTKINGPIGEDRLPNNINLSFIGIEGEAMLLLLDAQKICASTGSACASGSLDPSHVLLAMGLEHGVAHGSIRLTLGKKSTEEDVDFVIEKLSEIVKRLRDMSPYWEDYMKKGVL from the coding sequence ATGAAGAAAGATATAATTTATATGGATTATGCAGCTACTACACCAACGAGATCAGAAGTTGTAGAAGCAATGCTTCCTTATTTTACTGAAGGTTTTGGAAATCCTTCCTCTTGGTATTCATTGGGTAGAGAGAGCAAAAGGGCTATTGATGAAGCAAGAGAAAAAGTTGCAAAGGCAATTAATGCAGATGCAAACGAAATATATTTTACTGCTGGTGGTTCAGAAGCGGATAACTGGGCAATTAAAGGAATAGCTTATGCTAATAAGAATAAAGGAAATCATATAATAACTTCAGCTATAGAGCATCATGCAGTGTTATATACTTGTAAGTACTTAGAAAAACAAGGATTTAGAGTTACATATCTCCCTGTAAATAGTGAAGGTATTGTTAATGTAGAGGATTTAAAAAAGGCTATAACTGATGAAACCATTTTAGTAACTATAATGTTTGCTAATAATGAAGTTGGTGCTATACAACCAATTAAGAAAATTGGTGAGATATGTAGAGAAAATAAAATTTATTTCCATACAGATGCGGTTCAAGCAGTAGGACATGTTCCTGTGGATGTAAAGGCTATGAATATAGATATGCTATCTTTAGCAGGACATAAATTTTACGGACCTAAAGGGATAGGAGCACTTTATATAAGGAAAGGTGTAAAAATAGATAACCTGATTCACGGAGGAGCTCAAGAGAGAAATAAAAGAGCTAGTACTGAAAATATACCTGGAATAATTGGTATTGGTGCTGCTGTTGAGCTTGCTGTTCAGGAATTAGAAGCAGAAAATGAGAGAATAATCGTCTTAAGAGATAAACTTCTAAAGGGACTTTTAGAAAAAATTCCTCATACAAAGATAAATGGACCAATTGGAGAGGATAGACTTCCTAATAATATAAATTTAAGTTTTATTGGGATTGAGGGAGAAGCAATGCTTTTATTGTTAGATGCCCAAAAGATTTGTGCATCAACAGGTAGTGCATGTGCTTCAGGTTCATTAGATCCATCGCACGTACTTCTTGCCATGGGACTTGAACATGGGGTAGCTCATGGATCTATAAGACTCACATTAGGAAAAAAATCAACAGAAGAAGATGTCGATTTTGTTATAGAAAAGCTAAGTGAAATAGTAAAAAGATTAAGAGATATGTCTCCTTATTGGGAAGACTATATGAAGAAGGGAGTATTATAG
- the nifU gene encoding Fe-S cluster assembly scaffold protein NifU, translating into MEYSEKVMEHFTNPRNVGEIESADGIGEVGNPKCGDIMKIYLKVENDIIVDVKFKTFGCGSAIASSSMATELIKGKTLDEAWQLSNKAVAEALDGLPPVKMHCSVLAEEAIHKAINDYRVKNGLEPIATEHHSDHIHEEVHGH; encoded by the coding sequence ATGGAATATAGCGAAAAGGTAATGGAACATTTTACAAACCCTAGAAATGTTGGAGAAATAGAAAGTGCTGATGGAATAGGCGAAGTTGGAAATCCAAAGTGTGGCGATATAATGAAAATTTATCTTAAGGTTGAAAATGACATAATAGTCGATGTTAAATTTAAAACCTTTGGATGTGGATCTGCAATAGCTTCTTCTAGTATGGCAACAGAACTTATTAAAGGTAAAACTTTAGATGAAGCATGGCAACTATCAAACAAAGCTGTAGCAGAAGCACTTGATGGTCTTCCACCAGTTAAAATGCATTGTTCAGTTTTAGCGGAAGAAGCAATACACAAGGCGATCAATGATTATAGAGTAAAAAATGGATTAGAACCAATTGCTACAGAACATCATTCAGATCATATTCATGAAGAAGTGCATGGTCACTAA
- a CDS encoding PRC-barrel domain-containing protein, whose amino-acid sequence MYRLKSVLAKKVKDLDGKKLGDVADILVDFEKKIVVGFKLSRLSVSKKKKYILISDVIAFGQEIIARNSICGEYLSFSEIKYLDIIDVEGSILGVLEDLIIEEETMEIKGLIVSSGFINSLLYGKKILSPHKVIIGNEYILLTESMGSTKFISKAHLLKGENQNDKHKG is encoded by the coding sequence ATGTACAGATTAAAAAGTGTTTTAGCTAAAAAAGTAAAAGATTTAGATGGAAAAAAACTTGGTGATGTAGCTGATATATTAGTTGATTTCGAGAAAAAAATTGTTGTTGGTTTTAAGTTGTCAAGATTATCCGTTTCTAAAAAAAAGAAATATATCTTAATTAGTGATGTTATAGCTTTCGGACAAGAAATAATAGCTAGGAATTCGATATGTGGTGAGTATTTGTCATTTAGTGAAATAAAGTACTTAGATATAATCGATGTAGAAGGTTCTATTTTAGGGGTCTTAGAGGATTTAATTATAGAAGAGGAAACAATGGAGATTAAGGGATTAATAGTATCATCAGGGTTCATTAATAGTTTATTATATGGGAAAAAAATATTATCTCCTCACAAGGTGATAATTGGAAATGAATACATACTGTTAACTGAAAGTATGGGATCAACTAAATTTATTTCTAAAGCTCATTTATTAAAGGGAGAAAATCAAAATGATAAACATAAAGGTTAA
- a CDS encoding AI-2E family transporter — protein MINIKVNDKLKNSFKPMITIFTIILLFYFKFTRDVIFVFFMAFILSYFLKPIHLSISRNGKYKRLCAGVLVLTFFSAIIFVIMFLLPLIVRESNNIVGTLAVMEKYIQQINSKMESMRGNKLVQSVIINISSNSENYIKTQGEKIVNLLIKLGHSSLEYSIVPIVVYYILADSELIFKRLTMMISPNYRKVYKEIFSDIDRILSKYIICQFILCSIIAILTFIVLAIFHIKYPFLLALINGFFNIIPYFGPIIGAIPAILVAALQSHNKVIYVAIFLYLIQQIEGDLISPKITGEFVDLHPMVVLLLIIIGGKVGGFIGMVLAVPAGVILKILYEDINYYLF, from the coding sequence ATGATAAACATAAAGGTTAATGATAAGCTTAAGAATAGTTTTAAGCCGATGATAACTATATTTACAATTATATTACTCTTCTACTTTAAGTTTACGAGAGATGTTATATTTGTATTCTTTATGGCTTTTATTCTTTCATATTTTTTGAAACCAATTCATTTGAGTATTTCCCGAAATGGCAAATATAAGCGTTTATGCGCTGGAGTTTTAGTTTTAACTTTTTTTTCAGCAATCATTTTTGTAATAATGTTTCTATTACCGCTAATTGTAAGAGAAAGTAATAATATTGTAGGAACCTTGGCTGTGATGGAAAAATATATACAACAAATAAATTCAAAGATGGAATCGATGAGAGGAAATAAGTTGGTTCAATCTGTAATTATAAATATATCTTCAAATTCCGAGAATTACATAAAAACTCAAGGAGAAAAAATAGTTAACTTACTGATTAAATTAGGGCATAGTTCATTGGAATATTCGATAGTTCCTATAGTAGTATATTATATTTTAGCGGATTCTGAATTGATATTTAAGAGATTAACAATGATGATATCACCTAATTATAGAAAGGTATATAAAGAGATATTTTCTGATATTGATAGGATATTAAGCAAGTACATAATTTGTCAGTTCATTTTATGCTCAATAATAGCAATTCTTACATTTATCGTTTTAGCTATTTTTCATATTAAATATCCTTTCTTATTAGCATTAATTAATGGCTTTTTTAATATAATTCCTTACTTTGGGCCAATAATTGGGGCTATACCAGCAATTCTTGTGGCAGCGCTTCAATCTCATAATAAAGTTATTTATGTAGCTATATTTTTATATTTAATTCAACAAATAGAGGGAGATTTGATCTCGCCTAAAATTACTGGAGAATTTGTGGATTTACATCCCATGGTAGTACTTCTTTTAATTATTATTGGAGGGAAGGTTGGAGGATTTATTGGAATGGTTTTAGCAGTTCCTGCAGGTGTGATTTTGAAGATTTTGTATGAAGACATAAATTATTATTTGTTCTAA
- the alaS gene encoding alanine--tRNA ligase, whose product MEFMGLNELREAYLKFFESKEHLRLPSYSLVPKNDKSLLLINAGMAPLKPYFTGLSKPERNRITTCQKCVRTGDIENVGITSRHATFFEMLGNFSFGDYFKNEVIPWAWEFVTEVLKMPKDKLFVTIYLEDDEAYEIWTTKTDVDKSHIFRLGKKDNFWEHGAGPCGPCTEIHFNRGNAVVTTAEEFEAAADEDKIIEFWNLVFTQFDGDGEGNYEKLKSTNIDTGAGLERLAAIMQGKESIFEVDTMNNILTEVTKVAGIKYGDNAKNDISIRIITDHVRSVTFLISDGVMPSNEGRGYVLRRLLRRAARHGKQLGIKEAFLCNICDVVIRDSKEAYPELDEKADYIKKVIRLEEDRFRETIDSGMEILMSYVEEMKQENSDTLAGEKAFKLYDTYGFPIELTQEILEEMNYKIDKDGFTKEMNDQRERARSARETSNYMGTDIKVLDTISQDIKTEFDGYGKTKLTSKVVMIIENDEFVNTIEEGQKGIILAEVTPFYAEMGGQIGDTGEIYNENFKAIVIDTKKNISGKIAHYVEIKEGKLTLDEEIILQVDEKRRDEIRKNHTATHMINKALSLVLGSHVHQAGSLVTAERLRFDFSHFTAMTEEEIFKVEKLVNDEIEKLTEVNTEEMSLAVAKEKGAVGIFDDKYSDVVRVVNVGDFSSELCGGIHIDNIGKIGLVKITSETGIAAGTRRIEAVVGANAIQYMEEKAQLLKEASALLKTMPNEIVQRIQLLLSDVKDKEKEIEKLKSKLASGEEENILASVKEVKGIKVAAYALKGIDANGLRELADKVRDKVGDGLVVLGSVMDEKVSLVAMATKEAVNKGIHCGKIIKEISAIVGGGGGGRPDMAQAGGKDPAKVEKAIGEVLNIVDTLVK is encoded by the coding sequence ATGGAATTTATGGGATTAAATGAATTAAGGGAAGCGTATTTGAAATTTTTTGAAAGCAAAGAGCATTTAAGATTGCCAAGTTACTCCTTGGTTCCTAAGAATGACAAAAGTTTACTTTTGATAAATGCAGGGATGGCACCTCTTAAACCATATTTTACAGGACTTAGCAAACCAGAACGAAATAGAATAACAACATGCCAAAAATGTGTTAGAACTGGTGATATAGAGAATGTAGGAATAACATCTAGACATGCTACTTTTTTTGAAATGCTTGGTAATTTTTCTTTTGGAGATTATTTTAAAAATGAAGTAATTCCTTGGGCGTGGGAGTTTGTTACTGAAGTATTAAAAATGCCAAAAGACAAATTATTCGTGACTATTTATCTTGAGGATGATGAAGCTTATGAAATTTGGACGACTAAAACCGATGTTGATAAGTCTCATATTTTTAGATTAGGTAAAAAAGATAACTTCTGGGAGCATGGTGCAGGTCCTTGTGGTCCATGTACAGAAATACATTTTAACAGAGGAAATGCAGTGGTTACTACTGCAGAAGAATTTGAAGCTGCTGCTGATGAAGATAAGATAATTGAGTTTTGGAATTTAGTATTTACTCAATTTGATGGTGATGGTGAAGGAAATTATGAAAAACTAAAGAGTACTAATATAGATACTGGAGCAGGACTTGAAAGATTAGCTGCTATCATGCAAGGAAAAGAATCTATTTTTGAAGTAGATACAATGAATAATATTTTAACTGAGGTTACAAAGGTAGCTGGTATTAAATACGGTGATAATGCTAAAAATGATATTTCTATAAGAATAATCACAGACCATGTAAGAAGTGTAACTTTCTTAATTAGTGATGGGGTTATGCCTTCAAATGAAGGAAGAGGTTATGTACTTAGAAGGCTTTTAAGAAGAGCAGCTCGTCACGGAAAACAGTTAGGTATAAAAGAAGCTTTCTTATGTAATATTTGTGATGTTGTAATAAGAGATAGCAAAGAAGCTTACCCTGAACTAGACGAGAAAGCTGATTATATTAAAAAGGTTATACGTCTTGAGGAAGATAGATTTAGAGAAACTATAGATTCTGGCATGGAAATATTAATGAGCTATGTTGAAGAGATGAAACAAGAGAATTCTGATACTTTAGCTGGTGAAAAAGCATTTAAACTCTATGATACTTATGGGTTTCCAATTGAATTAACACAAGAAATTTTAGAAGAGATGAACTACAAAATCGATAAAGATGGCTTTACAAAAGAAATGAATGATCAAAGAGAAAGAGCAAGAAGTGCCAGAGAAACAAGCAACTATATGGGAACAGATATAAAGGTATTGGACACAATTTCTCAAGATATAAAAACCGAATTTGATGGTTATGGTAAGACTAAATTAACTTCTAAGGTTGTAATGATTATTGAAAATGACGAATTTGTCAATACTATTGAAGAGGGCCAAAAGGGGATAATCCTTGCTGAAGTGACACCTTTTTATGCAGAAATGGGTGGACAGATTGGCGATACTGGAGAAATATATAATGAAAATTTCAAAGCAATTGTTATAGATACAAAAAAGAATATATCTGGCAAAATTGCACATTATGTTGAAATAAAAGAAGGAAAATTGACATTAGATGAAGAAATAATATTACAGGTAGATGAGAAGAGAAGGGATGAAATCAGAAAAAATCACACAGCTACACATATGATTAATAAGGCATTAAGCTTAGTTTTAGGTAGTCATGTCCACCAAGCTGGTTCTTTAGTAACAGCAGAAAGATTAAGATTTGATTTTTCACATTTTACTGCAATGACTGAAGAAGAAATTTTTAAAGTTGAAAAGCTTGTAAATGATGAAATTGAGAAGCTTACTGAGGTAAATACAGAAGAGATGAGCCTTGCTGTGGCTAAAGAAAAGGGAGCTGTAGGAATATTTGATGACAAATACTCTGATGTAGTTAGAGTTGTTAATGTAGGTGATTTTAGCTCTGAACTTTGCGGTGGAATACACATCGACAATATAGGGAAAATTGGTTTAGTTAAAATAACGTCTGAAACAGGAATTGCGGCAGGTACAAGAAGAATTGAGGCAGTTGTTGGAGCAAATGCTATTCAATACATGGAAGAGAAGGCTCAGTTGTTAAAAGAAGCCTCAGCACTTCTAAAGACTATGCCTAATGAAATAGTTCAAAGGATACAACTTCTTCTTTCAGATGTTAAAGATAAAGAAAAAGAAATTGAAAAACTAAAGAGTAAACTTGCTAGTGGTGAAGAAGAAAATATTTTAGCTTCTGTAAAAGAAGTAAAAGGAATAAAAGTTGCAGCTTATGCACTTAAAGGTATAGATGCTAATGGTTTAAGAGAGCTTGCTGATAAAGTAAGGGATAAAGTGGGCGACGGATTAGTTGTACTTGGAAGTGTTATGGATGAGAAGGTTTCTTTAGTAGCAATGGCAACGAAAGAAGCAGTAAATAAAGGTATACATTGTGGCAAGATAATTAAAGAAATTTCTGCTATCGTCGGCGGCGGTGGCGGTGGAAGACCAGATATGGCACAAGCTGGAGGTAAGGACCCAGCAAAAGTAGAAAAAGCAATAGGTGAGGTTCTAAATATAGTAGATACATTAGTGAAATAG
- a CDS encoding IreB family regulatory phosphoprotein, with amino-acid sequence MANTNNEFTIEFDAVKNQKDLTKAVLDEVYKSLEEKGYNPIDQLVGYLISGDPTYITNYNGARSLVRKLERYEILEEVLKAYLDLK; translated from the coding sequence ATGGCAAACACCAATAATGAATTCACTATTGAATTTGATGCAGTAAAAAATCAAAAGGATTTAACAAAAGCGGTATTAGATGAGGTTTATAAATCTTTAGAAGAAAAGGGCTACAATCCAATCGATCAATTAGTAGGATATCTTATATCAGGTGACCCGACATATATTACTAACTATAATGGAGCACGTTCATTAGTTAGAAAGTTAGAAAGATACGAAATACTTGAAGAGGTTCTAAAAGCTTATCTTGATTTAAAATAA
- the ruvX gene encoding Holliday junction resolvase RuvX, producing MRVLGLDVGNKTIGVAVSDPLGFTAQGITTINRKNIKTDIETVVNYCNEYTVDTIVVGLPKNMNGTLGPQSEKVMAFVEKLKKNTDINIKMWDERLTTVAAHKAMLEADLSRAKRNKIVDKVAATYILQGYLDSI from the coding sequence ATGAGGGTTCTAGGACTTGATGTGGGCAACAAAACTATAGGCGTAGCAGTAAGTGATCCCTTAGGATTTACAGCGCAAGGTATTACAACCATAAATAGGAAAAATATCAAAACAGATATTGAAACTGTTGTTAATTACTGCAATGAATATACGGTGGATACGATAGTAGTAGGTTTACCGAAAAATATGAACGGAACTCTTGGACCTCAGAGTGAGAAGGTCATGGCTTTTGTCGAAAAGCTTAAGAAGAACACAGATATAAACATTAAAATGTGGGATGAACGTTTAACAACAGTAGCAGCTCATAAGGCAATGTTGGAAGCAGACTTATCTAGAGCAAAAAGAAATAAAATCGTAGATAAGGTAGCAGCTACATACATTTTACAAGGTTATTTAGATAGTATATAA